Proteins encoded together in one Penicillium digitatum chromosome 1, complete sequence window:
- a CDS encoding Alcohol dehydrogenase, iron-type, producing MVSPAIRVAPSAANRALNLLRTVQYTHPPNCPCHKNPNHHHNYQQTSSLFDHVKRRMSTPVDRSREKEYAFEMAASSIRFGPGVTKEVGMDFTNLGAKRVCIVTDSNVAKLAAMKQAVEGLTREGIEFTIFDKVRTEPKDSSQVNPKLQAIKEAIAFAKPYKPDAFLAVGGGSVIDTAKLMNLYTVFPEADFLDFVNAPLGKGLPVDRPLLPLVAVPTTAGTGSETTGTAIFDLVSKKAKTGIAHRNLKPTLGICDPLNTRTMPSAVHAASGLDVLCHSLESWTAIPYNERTPRPTNPINRPAYQGANPISDIFSFAALRATVKYLPRAVRNPDDHEAQSEMLLAATLAGVGFGNAGVHLCHGMSYPISSQNPGYKHAGYEVDHPIIPHGVSVAVTAPAVFRFTAASNPDRHLAAAEAFGVDISNVKRESAGEVLGAAIAEFLATLGDQPRGLKDLGFKAADLEGLVDGTIPQQRVLMLAPNLSKELEAERGELRNLLEQSLDY from the exons ATGGTTTCGCCAGCTATCAGAGTCGCCCCCTCAGCGGCCAATCGCGCCTTGAACTTGCTACGCACAGTACAATACACCCACCCACCCAACTGTCCATGCCATAAGAACCCCAATCATCACCACAACTACCAGCAAACCTCGTCTCTGTTCGACCATGTGAAGCGCCGCATGTCCACACCCGTGGACCGTTCGCGCGAGAAGGAGTACGCCTTCGAGATGGCGGCGTCTAGCATTCGCTTCGGACCCGGAGTAACCAAGGAGGTCGGGATGGACTTTACCAACCTCGGTGCGAAGCGCGTGTGCATTGTCACCGATTCCAATGTGGCCAAGCTTGCTGCCATGAAACAGGCTGTTGAGGGTCTTACCCGCGAGGGCATTGAATTCACCATCTTTGACAAAGTTCGCACTGAGCCCAAGGATAGCTCGCAAGTCAACCCCAAGCTTCAAGC TATAAAAGAGGCTATCGCTTTTGCCAAGCCCTATAAGCCCGATGCCTTCCTGGCCGTCG GCGGCGGCTCCGTAATCGACACTGCCAAGCTCATGAACCTGTACACCGTGTTTCCCGAAGCAGACTTCCTCGATTTTGTCAACGCACCCTTGGGAAAAGGCCTCCCAGTAGACCGACCTCTCCTCCCACTTGTCGCCGTCCCAACCACAGCCGGCACAGGCTCCGAGACAACAGGCACGGCAATTTTCGACCTAGTCTCCAAGAAAGCCAAAACAGGCATTGCTCACCGGAACCTGAAACCAACCCTCGGAATCTGCGACCCGCTTAATACCCGCACCATGCCCTCAGCCGTGCACGCCGCCTCCGGCCTCGACGTCCTCTGCCACTCCCTCGAATCCTGGACCGCAATCCCATACAACGAGCGCACCCCGCGCCCAACAAACCCCATCAACCGACCCGCCTACCAGGGTGCAAACCCCATCTCCGACATCTTCTCCTTCGCCGCCCTGCGCGCAACAGTCAAGTACCTGCCGCGCGCAGTTCGCAATCCAGACGATCACGAAGCACAGTCAGAGATGTTGCTCGCGGCTACGCTCGCCGGCGTCGGTTTCGGAAATGCAGGAGTTCACCTCTGCCACGGTATGAGTTACCCTATCTCCAGCCAGAACCCGGGCTATAAGCATGCGGGCTATGAGGTAGACCACCCCATCATCCCGCACGGTGTTTCTGTAGCTGTCACCGCACCCGCTGTCTTTCGCTTTACTGCGGCATCGAATCCCGATCGCCATCTGGCAGCAGCTGAGGCGTTTGGGGTTGATATCTCGAATGTTAAGCGTGAGAGTGCAGGTGAGGTGCTTGGGGCTGCCATTGCGGAGTTCCTTGCTACGCTCGGTGATCAGCCGCGTGGGTTGAAGGATCTAGGATTCAAAGCTGCCGATTTGGAAGGGTTGGTTGACGGCACGATTCCGCAGCAGCGCGTACTAATGCTTGCACCGAATTTGAGTAAGGAGTTGGAGGCAGAAAGGGGCGAATTAAGGAATTTGCTAGAGCAGTCTTTGGATTATTAG
- a CDS encoding Fe-containing alcohol dehydrogenase, putative, translating to MYLSTILPFLSLTTLALSNPTIYEKHLGPGDISFSAFPSSSSSGPVRPLSTSPPVHRNLGHAIVHNNCKFPVYLWSVASTVLPERTLLPNDEYTEVFREDAETGGIAIKISTNRDGLYSSAPQMIFAYNLSSDKERGLRQDKVWYDLSDVFGDPFVGYPVSLTPSEPLISWKDGVPPAGSQVRAVDASRDLVLSLC from the coding sequence ATGTATCTCTCAACTATCCTCCCTTTCCTCTCGCTCACCACCCTCGCCCTCTCGAACCCAACAATCTATGAAAAGCACCTGGGCCCAGGAGATATTTCCTTCAGTGCCTTTCCATCTTCCTCGAGTAGTGGTCCAGTGAGACCCCTGAGCACCTCACCACCGGTGCACCGAAATCTGGGCCATGCGATAGTGCACAACAACTGCAAGTTCCCAGTCTACTTGTGGTCCGTGGCCTCTACGGTCCTGCCGGAGCGAACCCTCCTCCCAAACGATGAGTACACCGAGGTTTTCCGCGAGGACGCCGAGACTGGCGGCATCGCAATCAAGATCAGCACCAACCGTGACGGGCTGTACTCTAGTGCTCCCCAGATGATCTTTGCGTACAACCTCTCCTCTGACAAGGAACGCGGCCTGAGACAGGATAAAGTGTGGTATGATCTTTCCGATGTCTTCGGGGATCCCTTTGTGGGTTACCCAGTGAGTCTTACGCCTTCTGAGCCGTTAATTTCTTGGAAGGATGGGGTTCCGCCTGCTGGGAGTCAGGTGAGGGCTGTTGATGCTTCGAGAGATTTGGTGTTGTCACTCTGTTGA